A single region of the Oryzias latipes chromosome 21, ASM223467v1 genome encodes:
- the sp5 gene encoding transcription factor Sp5 yields MAAVAVLRNETLQAFLQDRTPNSSPENCKHSPLALLAATCNRIGHHHGSNPTEFLQVPYDPTLGSPSRLFHPWTNEGNPPSSSTFGLSSKPQLSAHIQSSFSSPHELPLTPPADPSYPYDFSPVKMLPCSMQSLQSTCPPTYVPAVSYAAPTPIPPAMPSFVTGPSGLVHQQQRQLSPNPGEDIPWWSLQQGNHVSHTSSLAPHRFQLQRGLVLGHTDFAQYQTQIAALLHTKSPLATARRCRRCRCPNCQSSTSSDEPGKKKQHICHIPGCGKVYGKTSHLKAHLRWHSGERPFVCNWLFCGKSFTRSDELQRHLRTHTGEKRFVCPDCCKRFMRSDHLAKHVKTHQNKRSKCQEKTLDHVKREDTRSML; encoded by the exons ATGGCAGCGGTGGCTGTTCTGCGGAATGAAACACTGCAAGCTTTTCTACAG GATCGCACCCCAAACTCCTCTCCAGAGAACTGTAAGCACTCCCCGCTGGCTCTCCTGGCTGCCACTTGTAACCGGATCGGGCACCACCACGGATCCAACCCCACGGAGTTCCTCCAGGTGCCCTACGACCCCACTCTGGGTTCCCCTTCGCGGCTGTTTCACCCGTGGACTAACGAGGGCAACCCTCCGAGCAGCTCCACTTTCGGACTATCCTCCAAGCCGCAGCTGTCTGCGCACATCCAGAGCTCCTTCAGCTCCCCCCACGAACTGCCCCTGACCCCTCCGGCGGACCCCTCGTACCCCTATGACTTCTCCCCCGTGAAGATGTTACCTTGCTCCATGCAGTCTCTGCAGTCCACCTGCCCCCCCACCTACGTCCCCGCGGTCAGTTACGCGGCTCCCACTCCCATCCCGCCGGCGATGCCCAGTTTTGTGACGGGACCCTCCGGCCTCGTCCACCAACAGCAGAGACAGTTGTCCCCCAACCCCGGGGAGGACATCCCGTGGTGGAGCCTGCAGCAGGGCAACCACGTCAGCCATACGTCCTCCCTCGCCCCGCACCGCTTCCAGCTCCAGAGGGGTTTGGTTCTGGGACATACGGACTTTGCGCAATACCAGACGCAGATCGCCGCGCTGCTGCACACCAAGTCCCCCCTCGCGACCGCGCGCCGCTGCAGGAGGTGCAGGTGTCCCAACTGTCAGTCCTCCACGTCCAGCGACGAGCCCGGCAAGAAGAAGCAGCACATCTGTCACATCCCCGGATGCGGGAAAGTTTACGGGAAGACGTCTCACCTGAAGGCGCACCTGCGCTGGCACTCGGGCGAGCGGCCGTTTGTCTGCAACTGGCTCTTCTGTGGCAAGAGCTTCACCAGGTCGGACGAGCTGCAGAGACACCTGAGGACTCACACTGGGGAGAAGCGCTTTGTGTGCCCGGACTGCTGCAAGAGGTTCATGAGGAGTGACCACCTGGCCAAACACGTCAAAACGCACCAGAATAAAAGGAGCAAGTGTCAGGAAAAGACGCTGGACCACGTCAAACGAGAGGACACGAGGAGTATGCTGTAG